Proteins encoded in a region of the Isosphaeraceae bacterium EP7 genome:
- a CDS encoding efflux RND transporter periplasmic adaptor subunit, which translates to MASTLRDDLASLKIDRGDHGRGSTIRQRDDRPGRPARRRGFGSALLGWSIWLVPLGLLAGGGFYAYREYEKIRTKVEVNVGVVSTMTSGEAEKLLSAKGYLKSRNQAMIGTKFPGRVQEMRVEEGSKVKKGDLLAVLEHRDMEALLESKKAEVLKADAELLEARADLKDKDRKAKRMVRLRSLNGAASLEEVEQADTAREMGEARVAALEAAAKLLRANVAECEDNIRQMSFYAPFDGTVVEKQGEVGEVITSMSMSSSTGRSAVVTLANLDRMEVDTDVNEALLSRVVIGQPAEVSVSAVAGKHYRGRLRQIIPMGDRARGTVKVKVEILDPDASLFPELGATVHFLPDKGVVNPDAGKAFLFLPKAAIVEETGHWYAWVIDDKDEVRRRGIEVVLTNDDLARVESGVKAGDRVVLNPTKALRDGERVSVAR; encoded by the coding sequence ATGGCGAGCACGCTGCGCGACGACCTGGCCTCGCTGAAAATCGACCGCGGCGACCACGGACGCGGCTCGACGATCCGACAACGCGACGACCGCCCCGGTCGCCCCGCCAGGCGCAGGGGCTTCGGCTCGGCGCTCCTGGGCTGGTCGATCTGGCTGGTGCCGCTGGGCCTGCTCGCGGGCGGCGGATTCTACGCCTATCGCGAGTACGAGAAGATCCGCACCAAGGTCGAGGTGAACGTCGGCGTGGTCTCGACGATGACCTCCGGCGAGGCCGAGAAGCTGCTGAGCGCCAAGGGTTACCTCAAGTCGAGGAACCAGGCGATGATCGGCACCAAGTTCCCCGGACGCGTGCAGGAGATGCGCGTCGAGGAGGGGAGCAAGGTCAAGAAAGGCGACCTCCTGGCGGTGCTCGAGCATCGCGACATGGAGGCCCTGCTCGAATCGAAAAAAGCCGAGGTGCTGAAGGCCGACGCCGAGCTGCTGGAGGCCCGCGCCGACCTGAAGGACAAGGACCGCAAGGCGAAGCGGATGGTTCGCCTGCGGTCGCTCAACGGCGCCGCGTCGCTGGAGGAGGTCGAGCAGGCGGACACGGCCCGCGAGATGGGCGAGGCCCGCGTGGCGGCCCTGGAGGCGGCGGCCAAACTGCTGCGTGCCAACGTGGCCGAGTGCGAGGACAACATCCGCCAGATGTCGTTCTACGCCCCCTTCGACGGTACGGTCGTCGAGAAGCAGGGGGAGGTCGGCGAGGTCATCACCAGCATGAGCATGAGCAGCTCGACCGGCCGCTCGGCCGTGGTGACGCTGGCCAACCTGGACCGGATGGAGGTCGATACCGACGTCAACGAGGCCCTGCTTTCGCGCGTGGTGATCGGCCAGCCCGCGGAAGTCTCCGTCAGCGCGGTGGCGGGCAAACATTATCGGGGGCGGCTCAGGCAGATCATCCCGATGGGCGACCGCGCCCGGGGGACGGTCAAGGTGAAGGTGGAGATCCTCGACCCCGACGCCTCCCTGTTCCCCGAGCTGGGGGCGACCGTGCACTTCCTGCCCGACAAGGGGGTGGTCAACCCCGACGCCGGCAAGGCCTTCCTGTTCCTGCCCAAGGCGGCCATCGTCGAGGAGACCGGGCACTGGTACGCCTGGGTCATCGACGACAAGGACGAGGTGCGCCGACGCGGCATCGAGGTGGTGTTGACCAATGACGACCTGGCTCGCGTCGAGTCGGGCGTGAAGGCCGGCGATCGCGTGGTCCTGAACCCGACCAAGGCCTTACGCGACGGCGAGCGAGTCTCCGTGGCCCGCTAG
- a CDS encoding FtsX-like permease family protein yields the protein MKFLVYIFRNARRNPIRSLLTVGSVSVCLFLSMILASFLTVNDEVNSSVKIYNRVVTMSSQGLGGKVPVARVAEVAAMDGVVAASPFSWYGGSVGNERMPFAQFGVDPSQIFTIMDELSVPPDQLEAWKKDRAGCVIGAKLASDRKLKIGDPLPLKGTIYPFDLDLTVRAIYDGPSNRDLRMCMFNWDYLDEGLKKSSMAGAAGNAGIIYLKCKDPAAMAMLSEKIDKAYTNSDMPTKTQTEEAFGKMFAEYFGNLKDLILAVGVAVVFSLVCVAGNAMAMAMRERTTEVAVLKAIGFSKGLVCFIVLSEAIIVAGIGGLVGAIGAKFFFDFVDIAPYTAGFLPFFYVPWSTALVGMAASLAIGLVSGLIPAILAANLSVIKGLRKVV from the coding sequence ATGAAGTTCCTCGTCTACATCTTCCGCAACGCCCGCCGCAACCCGATCCGTTCGCTGCTGACGGTCGGATCGGTGAGCGTCTGCCTCTTCCTGTCGATGATCCTGGCGTCGTTCCTGACGGTCAACGACGAGGTCAACTCGTCGGTCAAGATCTACAACCGGGTCGTGACGATGAGCTCGCAGGGGCTCGGCGGCAAGGTGCCGGTCGCCCGGGTCGCCGAGGTCGCCGCGATGGACGGCGTCGTCGCGGCAAGTCCGTTCAGCTGGTACGGCGGCAGCGTCGGCAACGAGCGGATGCCCTTCGCCCAGTTCGGCGTCGACCCGTCGCAGATCTTCACGATCATGGACGAGCTGTCGGTGCCGCCCGACCAGCTCGAGGCCTGGAAGAAGGACCGGGCGGGCTGCGTCATCGGGGCCAAGCTGGCGTCCGACCGCAAGCTGAAGATCGGCGACCCGCTCCCCCTGAAGGGGACGATCTACCCGTTCGATCTCGACCTGACCGTGCGCGCGATCTACGACGGGCCGTCGAATCGCGACCTGCGCATGTGCATGTTCAACTGGGATTATCTGGACGAGGGGCTGAAGAAGTCGAGCATGGCGGGCGCCGCGGGCAATGCCGGGATCATCTACCTGAAGTGCAAGGATCCGGCGGCGATGGCGATGCTGTCGGAGAAGATCGACAAGGCCTACACCAACAGCGACATGCCGACGAAGACCCAGACGGAAGAGGCCTTCGGCAAGATGTTCGCCGAGTATTTCGGCAACCTGAAGGACCTGATCCTGGCCGTGGGCGTCGCGGTCGTCTTCTCCCTGGTCTGCGTCGCGGGCAACGCGATGGCGATGGCGATGCGCGAGCGGACGACCGAGGTCGCGGTGCTCAAGGCGATCGGATTCAGCAAGGGTCTCGTCTGCTTCATCGTGCTGAGCGAGGCCATCATCGTCGCCGGCATCGGCGGGCTCGTCGGCGCGATCGGCGCGAAGTTCTTCTTCGACTTCGTGGACATCGCCCCCTACACCGCGGGCTTCCTCCCCTTCTTCTACGTCCCCTGGAGCACGGCGCTGGTGGGCATGGCGGCCTCGCTGGCCATCGGCCTGGTCAGCGGCCTGATCCCGGCGATCCTGGCCGCCAACCTGTCGGTGATCAAGGGGCTGCGCAAGGTCGTCTGA
- a CDS encoding ABC transporter permease, which translates to MIPIKYNVRNLRVRWATTLMTVLGTGAVVWCSCILFGMVEGLQHSLKVSGDPLDLIVLRKGADAETTSGIDKKTADEMSTLDGIARDERGLPLIAGELLSIPVVQRANGTRTNLIVRGIQPASRALRPDFKITEGRDLELGRGECIVPKLLAGRFKGANIGGVIRCGDRESYRVVGIFTAGGSSAESEIWVDEKDLSRALNRESSVSCIQLRAVSPEALGRLKKTISSNDQFKLDPLSEVDYFAKQTQSSIFLQVFGTVIAVLLTIGALFSAANTMFAAVSSRTREIGTMRALGFSRSDVLISFMSESLLLCMLGGAVGLLATIPLSALTFGTLSSDTFSELTVNFRLGPTVMIIAVGMTAVMGLFGGLFPAIRAVRLDVISALREL; encoded by the coding sequence ATGATCCCGATCAAGTACAACGTGCGGAACCTGCGGGTGCGCTGGGCCACCACGCTGATGACCGTGCTGGGCACGGGCGCGGTCGTCTGGTGCTCGTGCATCCTCTTCGGCATGGTCGAGGGGCTTCAGCACAGCCTGAAGGTCTCCGGCGACCCGCTCGACCTGATCGTCCTGCGCAAAGGGGCCGATGCCGAGACGACCAGCGGCATCGACAAGAAGACGGCCGACGAGATGTCCACCCTCGACGGGATCGCCCGCGACGAGCGTGGGCTCCCGCTTATCGCGGGCGAGTTGCTGAGCATCCCCGTGGTGCAGCGGGCCAACGGCACCCGGACGAACCTGATCGTGCGCGGAATCCAGCCGGCGTCGAGGGCCCTGCGACCCGACTTCAAGATCACCGAGGGGCGAGACCTCGAGCTGGGCCGCGGCGAGTGTATCGTCCCCAAATTACTGGCGGGCCGGTTCAAGGGGGCGAATATCGGCGGCGTCATCAGGTGCGGCGACCGCGAGTCGTACCGGGTCGTGGGGATCTTCACCGCCGGCGGCAGCTCGGCCGAGAGCGAGATCTGGGTCGACGAGAAGGACCTGTCCCGGGCCCTGAATCGCGAAAGCTCCGTGAGCTGCATCCAGCTTCGGGCCGTCTCTCCCGAGGCCCTGGGCCGGCTCAAGAAGACAATCTCGTCGAACGACCAGTTCAAGCTCGACCCGCTCTCGGAGGTCGACTACTTCGCCAAGCAGACCCAGTCGAGCATCTTCCTCCAGGTCTTCGGCACCGTCATCGCCGTGCTATTAACGATCGGCGCCCTCTTCTCGGCGGCCAACACGATGTTCGCGGCCGTGTCGTCGCGAACCCGCGAGATCGGCACGATGCGGGCCCTGGGGTTCTCGCGGTCGGACGTCTTGATCTCGTTCATGTCCGAGTCGCTGCTGCTCTGCATGCTCGGCGGCGCCGTGGGGCTGCTCGCCACCATCCCGCTGAGCGCCCTGACCTTCGGCACCCTGAGCAGCGACACCTTCTCGGAGCTGACGGTCAACTTCCGGCTCGGGCCAACCGTGATGATCATCGCGGTGGGCATGACGGCGGTGATGGGCCTCTTCGGCGGCCTCTTCCCGGCGATTCGCGCCGTTCGCCTGGACGTCATCAGCGCCCTTCGGGAACTTTGA
- a CDS encoding ABC transporter ATP-binding protein, with amino-acid sequence MSGATYSIELEGVDKTYRRDSFTVPVLSGLDLKVEEGEFLALMGPSGSGKTTLLNLIAGLDRPTRGVVRVHGQDIGGMGEGEVTRWRANNVGFIFQMYNLIPVLTAFENVELPLLLTKLSKRKRRENVMTALRIVGLAGREDHSPRQLSGGQEQRVAIARAIVTDPYLLVADEPTGDLDRTSAEEILDLLEQLNREFKKTIVMVTHDPHAAQRASRLLNLDKGQLVGDVVRESRLEAAS; translated from the coding sequence ATGAGCGGCGCGACGTATTCGATCGAGCTTGAGGGGGTCGACAAGACCTACCGCCGAGATTCCTTCACGGTCCCCGTGCTGAGCGGCCTGGACCTGAAGGTCGAGGAGGGAGAGTTCCTCGCGCTGATGGGCCCGTCGGGCTCGGGCAAGACGACACTCCTGAACTTGATCGCCGGGCTCGACCGGCCGACTCGCGGCGTGGTCCGGGTGCACGGCCAGGACATCGGCGGGATGGGCGAGGGCGAGGTCACGCGCTGGCGGGCCAACAACGTCGGGTTCATCTTCCAGATGTACAACCTGATCCCGGTGCTGACCGCCTTCGAGAACGTCGAGCTCCCCCTGCTCCTGACCAAGCTCTCGAAGCGCAAGCGGCGCGAGAACGTGATGACGGCCCTGCGCATCGTGGGCCTGGCCGGCCGCGAGGACCACAGCCCCAGGCAGCTTTCCGGCGGCCAGGAGCAGCGCGTGGCCATCGCCCGCGCGATCGTCACCGACCCCTATCTGCTCGTGGCCGACGAGCCGACCGGCGACCTCGACCGCACCAGCGCCGAGGAGATCCTCGACCTGCTGGAGCAGCTCAACCGCGAGTTCAAGAAGACCATCGTCATGGTCACCCACGACCCCCACGCGGCGCAGCGGGCCAGCCGCCTGCTGAACCTGGACAAGGGTCAGCTCGTCGGCGACGTGGTGCGTGAAAGTCGCCTGGAGGCCGCGTCATGA
- a CDS encoding HRDC domain-containing protein, whose translation MTEPIQEEFIDDAKGLAELVAHLREEGQFAFDTEFVSEDTFEPILCLIQVATRKRLAIVDPLAIRDIGPFWQAVIDPTIEVVMHAAGEDLRICRFQTGFLPARVVDVQIAAGLVGMGYPLSLGNLLGQVLHVSVTGGETRTDWRRRPLSEAQIQYALDDVRHLLRVVDTLKAGLQKLGRTEWAEAEYADFIEVIRRRDDDERWRKLSGLHQLSRRGLEAARLLYEWRSEEARRSNRPMRQVMRDDLLTAIAKRQPSSRRDLEALRDYNRPHLLAKSQEVVEVIQAAQATPAESLPEAPERFDEGPGLSMVVSLLAATLARCCAEHKVATGLVGSAADLKELIRWSLDGSLGLPRPVLADGWRDQVCGQTLLEVLAGRTSLRVVDPLAEVPVALEKRSEG comes from the coding sequence ATGACCGAACCGATTCAAGAAGAATTCATCGACGACGCCAAGGGGCTCGCCGAGCTGGTTGCGCACCTCCGCGAGGAGGGGCAATTTGCATTCGATACCGAGTTCGTCAGCGAGGATACGTTCGAGCCGATCCTCTGCCTGATCCAGGTCGCGACCCGGAAGCGGCTGGCGATCGTCGACCCCCTGGCCATCCGCGACATCGGGCCCTTCTGGCAGGCGGTCATCGACCCGACGATCGAGGTGGTGATGCACGCCGCGGGGGAAGACCTGCGCATCTGCCGGTTCCAGACCGGCTTCCTCCCCGCGCGGGTCGTCGACGTCCAGATCGCCGCGGGCCTGGTCGGGATGGGCTACCCGCTGTCGCTGGGCAATCTGCTGGGCCAGGTCCTGCACGTGAGCGTCACGGGCGGTGAGACGCGCACCGACTGGCGCCGCCGCCCGCTCAGCGAGGCCCAGATCCAGTACGCGCTGGACGACGTACGCCACCTGCTGCGCGTGGTCGACACCCTGAAGGCCGGATTGCAGAAGCTCGGCCGGACGGAGTGGGCCGAGGCCGAGTACGCCGACTTCATCGAGGTGATCCGCAGGCGCGATGACGATGAGCGCTGGCGCAAGCTCTCGGGGCTTCACCAGCTCTCGCGCCGGGGCCTCGAGGCCGCCCGGCTCCTCTACGAGTGGCGGTCCGAGGAGGCCAGGCGCTCCAATCGCCCCATGCGACAGGTGATGCGCGACGACCTGCTGACGGCCATCGCCAAGCGTCAGCCGAGCAGCCGCCGCGACCTGGAAGCCCTGCGCGACTACAACCGGCCGCACCTGCTGGCCAAGTCGCAGGAGGTCGTCGAGGTCATCCAGGCCGCGCAGGCGACGCCCGCCGAGTCGCTCCCCGAGGCCCCCGAGCGATTCGACGAGGGGCCCGGCCTGTCGATGGTCGTCAGCCTGCTCGCCGCAACGCTCGCCCGCTGCTGCGCCGAGCACAAGGTGGCGACCGGGCTGGTCGGCTCCGCGGCCGACCTGAAGGAGCTGATCCGTTGGAGCCTCGACGGTAGCCTCGGCCTGCCCAGGCCGGTGCTCGCCGACGGCTGGCGCGATCAGGTCTGCGGCCAGACCCTGCTGGAAGTCCTGGCGGGTCGCACCTCGCTGAGGGTTGTGGACCCGCTGGCCGAGGTCCCCGTGGCGCTGGAAAAGCGATCCGAAGGTTGA
- a CDS encoding sugar phosphate isomerase/epimerase encodes MNRLVSCFTNSYGASGVRTAVERIRSTGIDHLELALRGHDMGGLVIPESAVITEKADDATASAFVALLEKEGVGISGCNVGGADIRTEAGVETTQKRIAFAGKWFNVGLVVSGAGQPADADERRLIVKNLKRIGDTAGALGITVALETHKGPTQNAKAMLDLMSDLDHPSIRLNFDTGNIGYYNEGVDPVDELAKVADLVRNVHVKDGRGRFEDWYFPAIGEGGGVDFVRIRETLDKVGYGGAYTIEIEGILGEPEPGLEGRHDRVVRSVQHLKACGY; translated from the coding sequence ATGAACCGCCTGGTCAGCTGCTTCACCAATAGCTACGGCGCCTCGGGCGTCCGCACCGCCGTCGAACGGATCCGATCGACCGGGATCGATCACCTGGAGCTGGCCCTGCGCGGCCACGACATGGGGGGGCTGGTCATCCCCGAGTCGGCCGTCATCACCGAGAAGGCCGACGACGCGACCGCCTCGGCCTTCGTGGCCCTGCTTGAGAAGGAAGGCGTGGGGATCTCGGGCTGCAACGTCGGCGGCGCCGACATCCGCACCGAGGCGGGGGTCGAGACGACCCAGAAGCGCATCGCCTTCGCCGGCAAGTGGTTCAACGTCGGCCTGGTCGTCTCGGGCGCCGGCCAGCCCGCCGACGCCGACGAGCGTCGGCTGATCGTCAAGAACCTGAAGCGGATCGGCGACACCGCCGGGGCCCTGGGCATCACCGTGGCCCTCGAGACCCACAAAGGGCCGACCCAGAACGCCAAGGCGATGCTCGACCTGATGTCGGACCTGGATCACCCCTCGATCCGCCTGAACTTCGACACGGGCAACATCGGCTATTACAACGAGGGCGTGGACCCGGTCGACGAACTGGCCAAGGTGGCCGACCTGGTCCGCAACGTTCACGTCAAGGACGGGCGAGGCCGGTTCGAGGACTGGTACTTCCCGGCGATCGGCGAGGGGGGCGGGGTCGACTTCGTCCGGATCCGCGAGACGCTCGACAAGGTCGGATACGGCGGTGCCTACACCATCGAGATCGAGGGAATTCTGGGCGAACCCGAGCCCGGCCTGGAAGGTCGACATGATCGGGTCGTGCGCAGCGTCCAGCACCTGAAGGCCTGCGGCTATTGA
- a CDS encoding CHAT domain-containing protein yields the protein MSRSPGPAWLAAMLALLTATGCPFDDPARPARPRKSAATAELGTVSLRRPDGQATPAVEFAWAEGMGLRAGTLRLVVRFLDGRFAVYMPDRSDRPTFVSPAETGARALGVSPGGRVVTGDLAGLVLWDVSGESTQPIARLDCGAVSALACSPDVDGDVIAGLDDGRLLRVTTTPDGRIAGPSGEQKPASLSPGLRPTSIAFDAGGASLLVRRAGGSVERHRRDLSGQGVNLGAAIAVATAGGKSPSAGLARLAEGPVVSIERVVGGPALRLSVADAAGTIAFVGTAGERSVMVPIVGGVLLIPAEVSPSSLASRARFLAASEPLDRWTAASTSPDGGRIGLARASGRIELIPTASALRRAVSWSLEDAADLAFQPDRRLYRRRGSSAELDLPTALAARYESLVDRVDRGEGDDLSGPLLHLEADPGMTPLAAAEVLTLRATIERRQGRPTATVVESVRRASAAFGRRERLDRQAEMEFWLAVELAPGLDGGDGIDAAEARDHARLAAELASRSSPPMPRLRVLSEALGGWIASVEGEGGPAGPVVATLGPSIRSDPVLRMVPELDRIVAALAAGREDWPTAEAADARVLARVDRAGRPGLWREAALGRLTALAALGRWRDGVDLAGVSLADEPAWDLRRATFLARAGHLADAGPWHAAVAPHIRARRLAAEEVGKATDPSQVPELSRVLNELDGIAAAHRSAGRPWLAAEADLERAEILERAGQPDAAADLLSDLRRRLADRALKGTGGEASRPILGADGRIARGTARCKLATGRPEEALAALDRADRRRWGDRVGRSLASASMAFLPESGRPQAERRLVAWLGGETEAEEPPAGIEADGARLDLEGPAKGVDVEGLKLRTGEAVLVYAAAGPESLVGFLIRPGLGVEARRVPVTRTLLRRAVEAWRSELGDSGRGLRVSEPGRADALIGLLPEPDRPSTPSGMPPPPQAQDWGTFLDDVLIRPFGPAFNGVERLLIVPGDATSAVAFEVIGRDRPLGERFGLRYAPSLTLIRRQRAEHPPRGTGLLIVASPEDTPRGLSRRGWADPFIHAELAEVIRALTRPVVLHAGPDAGPRRLLSSEVAHARSIQVSALAVLDPSRTPSGEPELLLRPGDPPPCRVDGRVSAGDLLRVPLSAEVLAMAVGDPDDRGAVTPAALRDLARAGLSAGASTVLLSLWDPPTESSAILLSEFHRGVARGDSPARALEAARRLVARNPEFQDPVHWACFVLYDAAP from the coding sequence ATGAGCCGAAGCCCCGGGCCGGCCTGGCTCGCGGCCATGCTCGCCCTCCTGACGGCGACGGGCTGCCCGTTCGACGATCCCGCGCGGCCCGCTCGCCCCCGGAAATCGGCCGCAACGGCGGAACTCGGGACGGTTTCGCTCCGAAGGCCCGACGGCCAGGCAACCCCCGCGGTCGAGTTCGCCTGGGCCGAGGGGATGGGCCTCAGGGCGGGAACCTTGCGGTTGGTGGTCCGGTTCCTCGACGGGCGATTCGCCGTCTACATGCCCGACCGGTCGGACCGGCCGACCTTCGTCTCGCCGGCCGAGACGGGGGCCAGGGCCCTGGGAGTGAGCCCCGGCGGCCGGGTCGTCACCGGCGACCTGGCCGGCCTGGTCCTCTGGGACGTCTCGGGCGAATCGACGCAGCCGATAGCCAGGCTCGACTGCGGTGCCGTCTCGGCGCTGGCCTGCTCGCCCGACGTAGACGGAGACGTGATCGCTGGCCTCGACGACGGCCGGCTCCTCCGCGTCACGACCACCCCCGACGGACGGATCGCGGGCCCCTCGGGCGAGCAGAAGCCGGCCTCACTTTCCCCCGGGCTGAGGCCCACGTCGATCGCGTTCGATGCAGGTGGCGCGAGCTTGCTCGTCCGCCGCGCCGGGGGAAGCGTCGAGCGGCATCGCCGCGACCTCTCGGGGCAGGGAGTCAACCTCGGGGCGGCGATCGCGGTGGCGACGGCGGGCGGAAAGTCTCCTTCGGCCGGCCTGGCACGACTGGCCGAAGGGCCGGTCGTCTCGATCGAGCGGGTCGTCGGCGGCCCGGCGCTGCGGCTCTCGGTTGCGGACGCAGCCGGCACGATCGCGTTCGTGGGCACCGCCGGCGAGCGTTCGGTGATGGTCCCCATCGTCGGCGGGGTGCTCCTGATTCCGGCCGAAGTTTCGCCGAGTTCGCTCGCGTCGCGTGCCCGGTTTCTCGCCGCGTCCGAGCCCCTGGATCGCTGGACTGCGGCCTCGACCTCGCCCGATGGCGGGCGGATCGGTCTGGCCAGGGCGTCGGGGCGGATCGAGCTGATTCCGACGGCATCGGCGCTCCGGCGGGCTGTTTCCTGGTCACTGGAAGATGCCGCCGACCTGGCCTTCCAGCCCGACCGTCGCCTCTACCGGCGCCGCGGATCTTCGGCTGAGCTCGACCTGCCCACGGCGCTGGCGGCCCGATACGAGTCGCTCGTCGACCGGGTCGACCGGGGCGAGGGCGACGACCTGTCCGGGCCGCTCCTCCACCTGGAGGCGGACCCGGGCATGACACCGCTGGCTGCGGCCGAGGTCCTGACGCTGAGGGCGACGATCGAGCGGCGGCAAGGGCGCCCGACCGCGACGGTCGTGGAGTCGGTCCGCCGGGCCTCGGCGGCATTCGGCCGGCGCGAGCGGCTCGACCGCCAGGCCGAGATGGAATTCTGGCTCGCCGTCGAGCTGGCCCCCGGCCTGGATGGGGGCGACGGGATCGACGCGGCCGAGGCCCGCGACCACGCGCGGCTGGCCGCCGAGTTGGCATCTCGATCGAGCCCGCCGATGCCCCGGCTCCGTGTCCTGTCCGAGGCCCTGGGCGGCTGGATCGCGTCGGTCGAGGGCGAGGGGGGGCCGGCCGGCCCGGTCGTGGCGACCCTCGGCCCGTCGATCCGGTCCGACCCGGTCCTGCGGATGGTCCCGGAGCTGGACCGGATTGTCGCGGCGCTGGCCGCTGGCCGCGAGGACTGGCCGACCGCCGAGGCGGCCGACGCCCGGGTCCTGGCGAGGGTCGACCGGGCCGGCCGCCCTGGCCTCTGGCGCGAGGCGGCCCTGGGAAGGCTGACTGCGCTGGCAGCCCTGGGTCGCTGGCGAGACGGGGTCGACCTCGCCGGAGTCTCGCTCGCCGATGAGCCCGCCTGGGATCTCCGGCGGGCAACCTTCCTGGCACGTGCCGGCCATCTCGCGGACGCGGGGCCCTGGCACGCGGCGGTCGCCCCTCACATCAGGGCCAGGCGGCTGGCGGCCGAGGAAGTCGGCAAGGCGACCGACCCCTCACAGGTCCCTGAGCTGTCCCGCGTACTTAACGAGCTGGACGGGATCGCCGCCGCGCACCGGTCCGCGGGGCGCCCCTGGCTCGCGGCCGAGGCCGACCTGGAACGCGCCGAGATCCTGGAACGCGCCGGGCAGCCCGACGCGGCGGCCGACCTGCTCTCGGACCTGAGGCGGCGGCTGGCGGACCGCGCCCTGAAGGGGACCGGCGGCGAGGCCTCGCGGCCGATCCTCGGGGCCGACGGCCGGATTGCCCGAGGGACCGCACGCTGCAAGCTCGCCACCGGCAGGCCCGAGGAAGCCCTCGCCGCGCTCGACCGCGCCGACCGACGACGATGGGGCGATCGAGTCGGCCGTTCACTCGCCTCGGCCTCGATGGCGTTCCTGCCCGAGTCGGGCCGCCCGCAGGCCGAGCGGCGGCTCGTCGCCTGGCTGGGCGGGGAAACTGAGGCCGAGGAACCCCCTGCCGGGATCGAAGCCGACGGCGCCCGACTCGACCTCGAAGGGCCGGCGAAGGGGGTCGACGTCGAGGGGCTCAAGCTCCGCACCGGCGAGGCGGTGCTGGTCTATGCGGCTGCCGGCCCCGAGTCGCTCGTCGGCTTCCTGATCCGGCCGGGCCTGGGGGTCGAGGCCAGGCGCGTGCCGGTCACGCGGACCCTCCTGCGCAGGGCGGTCGAGGCCTGGCGCTCGGAGCTGGGCGATTCCGGGCGAGGCCTACGCGTCTCCGAGCCAGGCCGGGCCGACGCCCTGATCGGACTCCTGCCCGAGCCGGATCGGCCCAGCACCCCCTCGGGCATGCCCCCCCCGCCGCAGGCCCAGGACTGGGGGACGTTCCTCGACGACGTCCTGATCCGCCCCTTCGGTCCCGCCTTCAATGGCGTTGAACGGCTCCTGATCGTCCCCGGCGACGCGACGTCGGCCGTCGCCTTCGAGGTCATCGGCCGCGACCGGCCGCTCGGCGAGCGGTTCGGGCTGAGGTATGCCCCCTCGCTGACCCTGATCCGCAGGCAGCGGGCCGAGCACCCGCCGCGCGGCACGGGACTGCTCATCGTCGCCAGCCCCGAGGACACTCCCCGAGGCCTGTCCCGGCGAGGTTGGGCCGACCCGTTCATCCATGCCGAGCTCGCCGAGGTGATCCGCGCGCTGACACGCCCCGTCGTCCTGCACGCCGGCCCGGACGCGGGCCCTCGCCGGCTCCTGAGTTCCGAAGTGGCGCACGCCCGGTCGATCCAGGTCTCGGCCCTGGCCGTGCTCGACCCGTCGCGCACGCCGTCGGGCGAGCCCGAGTTGCTGCTCAGGCCCGGCGATCCCCCCCCTTGCCGCGTCGACGGCCGGGTCTCGGCGGGCGACCTGCTGAGGGTCCCGCTCTCCGCCGAGGTGCTGGCGATGGCGGTCGGCGACCCCGACGACCGGGGTGCGGTGACACCCGCGGCGCTCCGCGACCTGGCGCGGGCCGGTCTCTCGGCCGGAGCCTCGACCGTCTTGCTAAGCCTCTGGGATCCGCCGACCGAATCGTCGGCCATCCTGCTGTCTGAATTCCATCGTGGGGTGGCCCGCGGCGATTCGCCCGCCCGCGCCCTGGAGGCCGCCCGCAGGCTGGTTGCACGCAATCCCGAGTTCCAGGATCCGGTTCATTGGGCCTGTTTCGTGCTGTATGACGCCGCACCCTGA